A DNA window from Helianthus annuus cultivar XRQ/B chromosome 15, HanXRQr2.0-SUNRISE, whole genome shotgun sequence contains the following coding sequences:
- the LOC110885132 gene encoding uncharacterized protein LOC110885132 isoform X2, producing MASTHFLLQSSFNSNPMLQQNFRNIIALERKYYYPCCIEVSTKFNIKCFFIMRDKNGVTWRPMENVVKASFFLYDHHHHASRCKMSGQESSSSEVYNTQTSSPAASSYPRNPVRYYAQLVFALTVLTFPVVLMSYLIIQSLIPAQTSVLKLQVGLLSTNRSLQSDLKRIAAAVSTSGLNYALQEATLALLRHPDYCISGYSSVDVKRSLFECDKLFNRFSIEERSKFDVVNANDIGKKSATSQSSNNEYIVPFLNMPYQMLTEKYSVLLVEGYHHRGCGRCI from the exons ATGGCGAGCACACACTTTCTGTTACAATCCAGCTTCAATTCCAACCCTATGCTCCAACAAAACTTCCGCAATATTATTGCTCTCGAAAGGAAGTATTATTATCCTTGTTGCATTGAAGTTTCCACAAAATTcaatatcaaatgcttcttcatCATGAGAGATAAAAATGGAGTGACTTGGAGGCCAATGGAGAATGTTGTCAAGGCATCATTCTTTTTGTATGATCATCACCATCATGCTTCTCGTTGCAAAATGAGTGGCCAGGAATCCTCTTCTTCTGAAGTTTATAACACTCAGACCAGCAGCCCGGCAGCATCCTCTTACCCCAGAAATCCGGTCCGTTATTATGCACAACTTGTTTTTGCTCTAACTGTCTTAACATTTCCTGTGGTTTTAATGTCTTACCTTATAATACAAAGCCTAATTCCAGCTCAAACAAGTGTCCTCAAGCTTCAG GTTGGCCTGTTGAGTACGAATAGATCACTGCAAAGCGATCTCAAGCGGATTGCTGCTGCTGTATCCACCTCGGGCTTGAACTATGCATTACAAG AGGCAACACTAGCTCTTCTTCGGCATCCTGATTATTGCATTTCTGGTTATTCCTCT GTGGATGTAAAGAGGAGTTTATTTGAATGTGATAAACTATTTAATCGCTTTTCTATTGAGGAAAGGAGTAAATTCGATGTCGTCAATGCCAATGACATCGGAAAGAAAAGTGCAACAAGTCAGAGTTCTAATAACGAGTATATTGTG cccttcttgaacatgccataTCAAATGTTGACTGAAAAGTATTCTGTACTTCTGGTTGAAGGTTACCATCATCGTGGTTGTGGACGGTGTATCTAA
- the LOC110885131 gene encoding uncharacterized protein LOC110885131, with protein sequence MITRFILAGDKPHPQVSTHISPLSSSCSIHPFTTTPQLQTHPCKENLQLQHSPMATTPFLLQSKLNSTHLLHQTLNSPRIHSPPIKFPHTHITFSKKTHSFSPNLKIKCFFTNPRPQKDHIFKPIVTENGVNQVIWPILRSISGFIKGLQKPLITGVLLGLLLLCDQHNVALAASGGRMGGRSFSSGSSTSRSYSVRTRGPDVSFSAPYYAPTPFGGGGFFVGPAVGVGSSFFFVMMGFAAFILVSGFLSDRSDGDEGGVLTATEKTSVLKLQVGLLGMGRTLQRDLNRIAEAADTSTPEGLSFVLQETTLALLRHPDYCISGYSSADVKKSVEEGEKRFNQLSIEERGKFDEETLVNVNNIRKQSTTSQRSNGFRNEYIVITIIVAAGGVHKLPPINSSAQLKEALQKLASIPSCRIMAVEVLWTPQNENDTLSERELLEDYSLLRPL encoded by the exons ATGATAACAAGATTCATTCTTGCAGGAGACAAACCCCATCCGCAGGTGTCAACACACATATCCCCATTATCCTCTTCCTGTTCCATTCATCCATTCACCACCACACCCCAATTACAAACCCACCCCTGTAAAGAAAACCTGCAACTCCAACACTCTCCAATGGCGACAACCCCATTTCTCCTTCAATCCAAGCTCAATTCCACTCATCTCCTTCACCAAACCCTCAATTCACCCCGAATCCACTCTCCCCCAATCAAATTCCCCCACACCCACATCACTTTTTCCAAAAAAACCCACTCATTTTCCCCTAATTTGAAGATCAAATGCTTCTTCACAAACCCCAGACCCCAAAAAGATCACATTTTCAAACCAATTGTTACCGAAAATGGAGTGAATCAAGTGATTTGGCCCATTTTGAGGTCAATTAGTGGTTTTATAAAGGGGTTACAAAAGCCCTTAATAACAGGGGTTTTGTtggggttgttgttgttgtgtgaTCAGCACAATGTTGCGTTGGCGGCTTCGGGTGGGCGAATGGGTGGGAGGTCGTTTTCCTCGGGTTCGTCCACTTCGAGAAGCTATAGTGTTCGAACCCGAGGGCCGGATGTGTCGTTTTCGGCACCGTATTATGCTCCCACGCcgtttgggggtggggggttctTTGTTGGGCCGGCGGTTGGGGTTGGGTCGAGTTTTTTCTTTGTGATGATGGGTTTTGCTGCGTTTATTTTGGTGTCGGGGTTCTTGTCGGATAGGTCAGATGGTGATGAGGGTGGTGTGCTTACTGCTACTGAGAAAACTAGTGTTCTTAAGCTTCAG GTTGGGTTGTTAGGTATGGGTAGAACACTACAAAGGGATCTCAATCGGATTGCTGAGGCAGCTGATACATCTACCCCAGAGGGCTTGAGCTTCGTATTACAAG AGACAACACTAGCTCTACTTCGGCATCCTGATTATTGCATTTCTGGTTATTCCTCT GCGGATGTAAAGAAGAGTGTAGAGGAAGGCGAGAAACGATTTAATCAACTTTCTATTGAAGAAAGGGGCAAGTTTGACGAGGAGACTTTAGTCAATGTCAACAACATCAGAAAGCAAAGTACAACAAGTCAAAGATCAAATGGGTTCCGTAACGAGTATATTGTG ATTACAATCATCGTGGCAGCCGGAGGTGTACATAAACTGCCGCCCATCAACAGCAGTGCGCAATTAAAGGAAGCCTTGCAAAAACTGGCGTCTATTCCTTCATGCAGAATTATG GCAGTCGAGGTGTTATGGACCCCACAAAATGAAAATGATACTCTTTCAGAGCGCGAATTGCTTGAAGATTATTCTCTGTTGCGCCCTCTATAG
- the LOC110885132 gene encoding uncharacterized protein LOC110885132 isoform X1, with protein sequence MASTHFLLQSSFNSNPMLQQNFRNIIALERKYYYPCCIEVSTKFNIKCFFIMRDKNGVTWRPMENVVKASFFLYDHHHHASRCKMSGQESSSSEVYNTQTSSPAASSYPRNPVRYYAQLVFALTVLTFPVVLMSYLIIQSLIPAQTSVLKLQVGLLSTNRSLQSDLKRIAAAVSTSGLNYALQEATLALLRHPDYCISGYSSVDVKRSLFECDKLFNRFSIEERSKFDVVNANDIGKKSATSQSSNNEYIVVTIIVVVDGVSKLPPIRSSAQLKNALQILASIPSRDIKKVKMFWNPQQENNFLTAQELLEDYALLNPI encoded by the exons ATGGCGAGCACACACTTTCTGTTACAATCCAGCTTCAATTCCAACCCTATGCTCCAACAAAACTTCCGCAATATTATTGCTCTCGAAAGGAAGTATTATTATCCTTGTTGCATTGAAGTTTCCACAAAATTcaatatcaaatgcttcttcatCATGAGAGATAAAAATGGAGTGACTTGGAGGCCAATGGAGAATGTTGTCAAGGCATCATTCTTTTTGTATGATCATCACCATCATGCTTCTCGTTGCAAAATGAGTGGCCAGGAATCCTCTTCTTCTGAAGTTTATAACACTCAGACCAGCAGCCCGGCAGCATCCTCTTACCCCAGAAATCCGGTCCGTTATTATGCACAACTTGTTTTTGCTCTAACTGTCTTAACATTTCCTGTGGTTTTAATGTCTTACCTTATAATACAAAGCCTAATTCCAGCTCAAACAAGTGTCCTCAAGCTTCAG GTTGGCCTGTTGAGTACGAATAGATCACTGCAAAGCGATCTCAAGCGGATTGCTGCTGCTGTATCCACCTCGGGCTTGAACTATGCATTACAAG AGGCAACACTAGCTCTTCTTCGGCATCCTGATTATTGCATTTCTGGTTATTCCTCT GTGGATGTAAAGAGGAGTTTATTTGAATGTGATAAACTATTTAATCGCTTTTCTATTGAGGAAAGGAGTAAATTCGATGTCGTCAATGCCAATGACATCGGAAAGAAAAGTGCAACAAGTCAGAGTTCTAATAACGAGTATATTGTG GTTACCATCATCGTGGTTGTGGACGGTGTATCTAAACTGCCACCCATTAGAAGCAGTGCACAGTTGAAGAATGCCTTGCAAATACTGGCCTCTATTCCTTCAAGAGATATTAAG AAAGTTAAGATGTTCTGGAACCCACAACAGGAAAATAATTTTCTTACAGCACAAGAATTGCTTGAAGACTATGCACTGCTGAACCCGATTTAG